The following proteins are encoded in a genomic region of Acidobacteriota bacterium:
- a CDS encoding ATP-binding protein, which yields MITLVEALNYRSLRYVARPLSPFHVLVGPNASGKTTFLDVIGFLGDVVSNGLENALADRAPDPRDLLFRRQGTRLELAVEAAVPDQLRQLALNPSLDTVRYQVTIGFDDTDRQFEFKAETLVLRKKAEVSKPPQRELFPELPPSLPVSLQVGIRQRDNKVLINKVFGGNDNFYNETKRSDRSWAPSFRLGPMRSALGNLPADEASFPIATWFRQYLGSGIQRFMLNSREIRQPSPPTRVAGFLPDGSNLSWVVARLRENDPDRHQAWIRHLRTALPDLIDIKTIERPEDRHCYMTYEYAGGLSVPSWLVSDGTLRLTALTLPAYLADLRGVYLIEEPENGIHPGAVAAVYDSLRSVYAAQVLLATHSPVVLSVASTADVLCFAKDENGATDIVLGSEHPRLRGWQEDADLGTLLASGVLG from the coding sequence GTGATCACCCTGGTCGAAGCGCTGAACTATCGCAGCTTGAGGTACGTCGCGCGGCCCCTGTCGCCGTTTCACGTCTTGGTTGGTCCGAACGCCTCGGGCAAGACGACCTTCTTGGACGTCATCGGCTTTCTTGGCGACGTCGTGTCGAATGGCCTGGAGAATGCGTTGGCGGACCGCGCTCCGGACCCTCGTGATCTGCTGTTTCGCCGCCAGGGGACTCGCCTCGAACTAGCGGTGGAAGCCGCGGTGCCGGATCAACTTCGCCAACTGGCACTGAACCCGAGTCTGGACACGGTTCGGTATCAAGTCACCATCGGCTTCGACGACACGGACCGCCAGTTTGAGTTCAAGGCTGAAACGCTCGTGCTCAGGAAGAAGGCGGAGGTGTCCAAGCCGCCGCAGCGTGAGTTGTTTCCAGAGCTTCCACCCTCATTGCCGGTGTCCTTGCAGGTTGGCATCCGGCAGCGTGACAACAAGGTGCTGATCAACAAGGTTTTCGGTGGGAACGACAACTTCTACAACGAGACCAAGCGGTCGGACCGAAGCTGGGCGCCGTCGTTCAGGCTCGGCCCAATGAGGTCGGCGCTCGGCAACCTCCCGGCGGATGAAGCATCCTTTCCCATCGCGACGTGGTTTCGCCAGTACCTCGGTTCCGGGATCCAGCGATTCATGCTCAACAGCCGAGAGATCAGACAGCCCAGTCCACCGACGCGCGTCGCGGGCTTCCTTCCGGATGGATCGAATCTCTCGTGGGTCGTGGCCCGGCTTCGGGAAAACGATCCGGACCGGCACCAGGCCTGGATAAGGCACCTGCGCACAGCGCTTCCCGACCTGATAGACATCAAGACCATAGAACGTCCAGAGGACCGCCACTGCTACATGACCTACGAATATGCAGGCGGTTTGAGCGTTCCGTCGTGGCTTGTCTCCGACGGTACCCTCAGACTGACGGCCCTCACGCTCCCGGCGTACCTCGCTGATCTCCGAGGCGTCTACCTGATAGAGGAGCCGGAGAACGGGATTCACCCCGGAGCGGTGGCGGCCGTCTACGATTCGCTGCGCTCTGTATACGCCGCCCAAGTACTGTTGGCGACGCACTCGCCCGTCGTGTTAAGCGTTGCGAGTACCGCCGACGTACTGTGTTTCGCGAAGGATGAGAACGGTGCTACCGACATCGTTCTCGGTTCTGAACACCCCAGGCTCCGCGGGTGGCAGGAGGATGCGGATCTTGGCACCCTGCTTGCATCCGGAGTGTTGGGGTGA
- a CDS encoding CopG family transcriptional regulator: MATLTIRIDDRLDEELRNVAAQTGAGKSAFVREAVRRHLAITRVGQLRRRVGPFAEAHGWLTDEDVFNEVS, encoded by the coding sequence GTGGCCACCCTCACGATTCGCATCGACGACAGACTGGACGAGGAATTGCGCAACGTGGCGGCACAAACCGGCGCCGGCAAGAGCGCCTTCGTTCGGGAAGCCGTTCGGCGCCACCTCGCGATCACGCGAGTCGGACAACTGCGGCGTCGTGTCGGGCCGTTCGCTGAAGCCCACGGCTGGTTGACCGACGAAGACGTGTTCAACGAGGTCTCGTGA
- a CDS encoding AbrB/MazE/SpoVT family DNA-binding domain-containing protein, with protein sequence MEIARITARGQTTIPKRIRVGAGLREGDVVAFEIEGDHLIVRKVATDQDAYLRGLSATMSEWVSPEDEEAWRDL encoded by the coding sequence ATGGAGATAGCGAGGATTACGGCACGCGGCCAGACGACGATTCCCAAACGCATTCGAGTTGGCGCTGGTCTGCGCGAAGGAGACGTCGTCGCCTTTGAGATCGAGGGCGATCACCTGATCGTGCGGAAGGTTGCGACAGATCAGGACGCGTACCTGCGGGGCCTCTCAGCAACCATGAGCGAATGGGTGTCGCCGGAGGATGAGGAAGCCTGGCGTGACTTGTGA
- a CDS encoding helix-turn-helix transcriptional regulator, with translation MRCRPCGGRQFPVAPRIANRLYAWQVILRNLVREARKRAGLTQAELGRRAGVPQSTIARIESGARTPSTDMVERLVRAAGFEPRVSLGEPDPETVSLFSQTLRRTPAQRLADATRAARFVLHGRQQLRERSRG, from the coding sequence ATTCGATGTCGCCCCTGCGGCGGTCGCCAGTTCCCAGTTGCACCCCGGATAGCCAATCGGCTATATGCTTGGCAGGTGATCCTTCGCAATCTCGTCCGGGAGGCGCGCAAGCGTGCCGGTTTGACGCAGGCGGAACTGGGCCGCCGGGCCGGAGTGCCGCAGTCGACAATCGCCCGCATTGAGTCTGGCGCCCGTACCCCGTCCACCGACATGGTCGAGCGGCTTGTGCGCGCCGCGGGTTTCGAACCCCGAGTGAGTCTCGGCGAACCCGACCCCGAAACCGTTTCGCTATTCTCGCAGACTCTCCGCCGGACCCCCGCCCAACGCCTGGCCGACGCTACCCGGGCAGCGCGGTTCGTCCTGCACGGGCGCCAGCAGTTGCGCGAGCGAAGCCGTGGGTAA